In one Nostoc sp. KVJ3 genomic region, the following are encoded:
- the rpoD gene encoding RNA polymerase sigma factor RpoD: protein MNQANNVLESIYQPDLEIMNQPELELEELLIDDEEDLLIIDEGDDEFLEPQTDEDDAKSGKAAKSRRRTQSKKKHYTEDSIRLYLQEIGRIRLLRADEEIELARKIADLLELERVRERLSEQLDRDPKDSEWAEAVQLPLPAFRYRLHVGRRAKDKMVQSNLRLVVSIAKKYMNRGLSFQDLIQEGSLGLIRAAEKFDHEKGYKFSTYATWWIRQAITRAIADQSRTIRLPVHLYETISRIKKTTKLLSQEMGRKPTEEEIATRMEMTIEKLRFIAKSAQLPISLETPIGKEEDSRLGDFIESDGETPEDQVSKNLLREDLEKVLDSLSPRERDVLRLRYGLDDGRMKTLEEIGQIFNVTRERIRQIEAKALRKLRHPNRNSVLKEYIR from the coding sequence ATGAACCAGGCTAACAACGTACTCGAAAGCATATATCAGCCTGACCTAGAAATAATGAATCAGCCTGAGCTCGAGTTAGAAGAACTCTTAATAGATGATGAAGAGGACTTGCTTATCATCGATGAAGGTGACGATGAATTTTTAGAGCCTCAGACTGATGAGGACGACGCAAAGTCTGGAAAAGCCGCTAAATCGCGTCGTCGGACACAAAGCAAGAAAAAGCATTACACAGAAGATTCGATTCGGCTTTACTTGCAAGAAATTGGTAGAATTCGGCTGTTGCGGGCAGACGAAGAAATCGAATTGGCGCGGAAAATCGCCGATTTGCTGGAATTAGAGAGGGTGCGGGAAAGACTCTCAGAACAGTTAGATCGCGATCCTAAAGATAGTGAATGGGCAGAAGCAGTACAACTACCTTTGCCAGCTTTTCGTTATCGGCTCCATGTTGGTCGCAGGGCGAAAGACAAGATGGTACAATCTAACCTCCGTCTTGTAGTTTCAATTGCTAAGAAGTACATGAATCGTGGTTTGTCGTTCCAAGACTTAATTCAGGAAGGCAGTCTCGGTTTGATTCGTGCCGCTGAAAAGTTTGACCACGAAAAAGGTTATAAGTTCTCCACTTATGCTACATGGTGGATTCGTCAAGCAATTACCCGTGCGATCGCAGACCAATCCCGCACAATTCGTCTTCCAGTTCACCTTTACGAAACCATCTCTCGGATTAAGAAAACTACCAAGTTACTATCTCAAGAAATGGGTCGTAAACCTACCGAGGAAGAAATCGCTACTCGGATGGAAATGACCATTGAGAAGTTGCGGTTTATTGCTAAATCCGCCCAGTTGCCTATTTCATTAGAAACACCTATTGGTAAAGAGGAAGATTCTCGATTAGGCGATTTTATTGAATCCGATGGTGAAACACCAGAAGACCAAGTTTCCAAAAATCTTCTGCGCGAAGACTTGGAAAAAGTTCTTGACAGTCTTAGCCCTCGCGAACGCGATGTCCTCAGACTACGTTATGGCTTGGATGATGGTCGAATGAAGACCCTTGAGGAAATCGGACAGATTTTCAACGTTACCCGCGAACGGATTCGTCAAATTGAGGCGAAGGCACTTCGTAAGTTACGCCACCCCAATCGTAACAGCGTTCTCAAGGAATATATTCGGTAG
- a CDS encoding chlorophyll a/b-binding protein has protein sequence MTNASTTKVTTPVIEDRNAWRWGFTPQAEIWNGRLAMIGFSAAILVEVFSGQGFLHFWGIL, from the coding sequence ATGACAAACGCAAGCACAACAAAAGTCACCACTCCCGTAATTGAAGATCGTAATGCTTGGCGCTGGGGCTTTACCCCACAAGCAGAAATTTGGAACGGTCGCTTGGCAATGATTGGCTTTTCAGCAGCCATTTTGGTTGAAGTTTTTTCTGGTCAAGGTTTTCTACATTTTTGGGGCATCCTGTAA
- a CDS encoding acyltransferase family protein translates to MVKHIKALTSLRGVAAILIVIHHYVGCVIPNFDKSIALYSKFFFNGYLCVDFFFILSGFILTHIYANNFVTKVSIHNYRQFLYSRFTRIYPLHIFMILLFLGVEFLKLGFFLFKSKSIFDPTNQSFLPFTDTQKIVALFNNIFMIQVLDLKSPQLFGDNTSWNEPTWSISAEWIAYLLLPLLLFFLVKLPRIYDLVIYLTLLMCLFLLIKFTYGHLNFLGIPAISRCTLEAIIGIITYKVYYIGNFRKYLGHNFTVFLSLLCIFFIMHYDYQDILIVAAFSILILSVSINTKNNSIILNALKYSLVIYLGTIKFVELRMQHYLKTTRFAKKYIFYGN, encoded by the coding sequence ATGGTTAAACATATAAAAGCTTTAACATCCCTGCGTGGTGTTGCAGCTATATTAATTGTCATACATCATTATGTTGGTTGCGTCATACCTAATTTCGATAAGAGTATAGCTTTATATAGTAAATTTTTCTTTAATGGATATTTATGTGTTGACTTTTTCTTTATCTTGAGCGGTTTTATTTTGACTCATATTTATGCTAACAATTTTGTAACAAAAGTTAGTATTCATAATTATAGGCAATTTTTATATTCAAGATTTACTAGAATTTATCCTTTGCATATATTTATGATTCTGTTGTTTTTAGGAGTTGAATTTTTAAAGTTAGGATTTTTCTTATTTAAAAGTAAATCTATTTTTGACCCGACAAACCAATCTTTTCTTCCATTTACAGATACTCAAAAGATTGTTGCCCTTTTTAATAACATTTTTATGATTCAAGTCTTAGACTTAAAGTCTCCGCAATTATTTGGTGATAATACATCTTGGAATGAGCCTACATGGTCAATCAGTGCAGAGTGGATTGCATACTTGCTATTACCTTTATTATTATTTTTCTTAGTGAAACTTCCGAGAATATATGATTTAGTGATTTATCTAACTTTATTAATGTGCTTATTTTTATTAATAAAATTCACTTATGGACATCTTAACTTTCTAGGTATACCTGCAATAAGTAGATGTACTCTAGAAGCGATAATTGGGATTATTACTTATAAAGTCTACTATATTGGTAATTTTCGGAAATATCTAGGTCATAACTTTACTGTTTTCTTATCATTATTATGCATATTCTTTATTATGCATTATGACTATCAGGATATACTAATAGTCGCAGCCTTTTCTATTTTAATTTTATCTGTTTCTATAAACACGAAAAATAACAGTATTATCTTAAATGCACTAAAATACTCATTAGTGATTTATCTCGGAACAATTAAGTTTGTTGAGTTAAGAATGCAGCATTACTTAAAAACTACACGGTTTGCGAAAAAATACATTTTTTACGGTAATTAA
- a CDS encoding non-ribosomal peptide synthetase, whose translation MKPITNSFDQNKNILLANYPQALPLENNIKRDNLTLPILKKSEKDLLIDWNQTQTDYPRQACIHQLFEAQVEKTPDAVALIFNDQHLTYRDLNSRANQLGEYLQTLGVGTETLVGICIERSLEMVVALLAILKAGGAYVPLDPGYPQERLAFMLSDTQVSVLLTQKKLIAKLPTHTAFVVCLDADWNTIAQNKKENLSSNATADNLAYVMYTSGSTGTPKGVSVIHRGVVRLVKETNYVHLTDEEIILQLAPISFDASTFEIWGCLLNGGRLVICPPNTPSLEELGQIIQQYQVTTLWLTAGLFHLIVDEKIDALKSLRQLLAGGDVLSVPHVKKFLQTVEQCQLINGYGPTENTTFTCCHLITAPLKPGVSIPIGRPIANTQVYILDNNLEPVAIGEAGELYIGGDGLARGYLNRSDLTAEKFISHSFDSNLATRLYKTGDLARYLPDGNIEFLGRIDNQVKIRGFRIELGEIEREIAQHPDVREIVVLARQDEAGEKQLTAYVVPQYNSRYTHNKLRNFLQQRIPNYMLPSAFVMLESLPLTANGKVDRHKLPAPSRERPQLEQAYIAPQTELERLLAGILSELLKIDRVGIDDNFFDLGGTSISILQVAVRVKQELGIELPTVKLFQYSTIGSLAKYLHSNQNSQPSHDKLQNRAQRQQAAQARRRNHQQGV comes from the coding sequence ATGAAACCAATAACTAATTCATTCGATCAAAATAAAAACATTTTGTTGGCAAATTATCCTCAAGCCTTACCATTAGAAAATAACATAAAACGAGATAATTTAACATTACCGATCTTGAAAAAATCTGAAAAAGACTTACTGATAGACTGGAATCAGACTCAAACTGATTATCCTCGGCAAGCGTGTATTCATCAGTTGTTTGAAGCGCAGGTTGAGAAAACACCCGATGCTGTAGCATTAATCTTTAATGATCAGCATCTCACCTATAGAGATTTGAATAGTCGTGCTAATCAACTAGGAGAATATCTCCAAACACTAGGGGTAGGAACAGAAACTCTTGTAGGCATCTGCATAGAGCGCTCCTTAGAAATGGTTGTAGCACTTTTAGCTATTCTCAAAGCAGGTGGAGCTTATGTACCACTAGATCCAGGGTATCCACAAGAACGTTTAGCTTTCATGCTATCAGATACCCAGGTATCGGTACTATTAACTCAAAAAAAACTAATTGCTAAATTACCTACTCATACAGCATTTGTAGTTTGTCTAGATGCAGATTGGAATACAATCGCCCAAAATAAAAAAGAAAACTTAAGCAGTAACGCCACTGCTGATAACTTAGCTTATGTCATGTATACTTCAGGTTCTACAGGTACACCAAAAGGTGTTAGCGTTATCCATCGCGGTGTAGTTAGGTTAGTTAAAGAAACTAATTATGTTCACCTCACCGATGAAGAGATAATTCTCCAACTTGCTCCTATTTCCTTTGACGCTTCAACTTTTGAAATTTGGGGTTGCTTACTTAACGGTGGGCGATTAGTAATTTGTCCTCCCAATACACCATCTTTAGAAGAATTGGGGCAGATTATTCAACAATATCAAGTTACTACTCTTTGGCTCACAGCCGGTTTATTCCATCTGATAGTGGATGAAAAAATTGATGCTTTAAAATCCTTGCGTCAACTTTTAGCGGGTGGCGATGTTTTATCTGTTCCCCATGTAAAAAAGTTTCTCCAAACAGTAGAACAATGTCAGCTAATTAATGGTTATGGCCCAACTGAGAATACAACTTTTACCTGTTGCCATCTGATAACAGCACCACTAAAACCAGGTGTCTCTATTCCTATTGGTCGTCCAATTGCTAATACCCAAGTTTATATATTAGATAACAACCTCGAACCGGTAGCAATTGGAGAAGCTGGCGAATTATACATTGGTGGTGATGGATTAGCTAGAGGCTATTTGAACCGCTCCGACTTGACTGCTGAAAAATTCATTTCTCACTCATTTGATAGCAATTTAGCAACGCGGCTTTACAAGACTGGAGATTTAGCTCGTTATCTTCCAGATGGCAATATCGAGTTTTTAGGTCGGATTGACAATCAGGTAAAAATTCGCGGTTTCCGAATTGAGCTAGGTGAAATTGAGCGCGAGATTGCACAACATCCTGATGTTCGGGAAATTGTCGTTTTAGCCCGTCAAGATGAAGCAGGTGAAAAACAGTTGACAGCTTATGTTGTTCCTCAATATAACAGTAGATACACACATAATAAATTGCGTAATTTCTTACAGCAGAGAATACCTAATTATATGTTGCCATCGGCCTTTGTGATGTTAGAATCACTGCCTTTGACTGCAAATGGAAAAGTAGATAGACATAAATTGCCAGCACCAAGTAGAGAACGTCCGCAATTGGAACAAGCTTATATTGCTCCCCAAACCGAGTTAGAGCGGCTGCTTGCAGGTATTTTATCTGAACTGCTCAAAATCGATCGCGTCGGGATTGATGACAATTTCTTTGATTTGGGAGGAACTTCAATCTCAATTCTGCAAGTTGCTGTACGAGTAAAACAGGAACTTGGTATTGAGTTACCGACAGTGAAGCTATTTCAGTATTCAACGATTGGCTCTTTAGCAAAATATTTGCATTCAAACCAGAACAGCCAACCGTCTCATGACAAGCTGCAAAATCGCGCCCAACGCCAACAAGCAGCTCAAGCTCGTCGCCGTAATCATCAACAAGGTGTTTAA
- a CDS encoding type I polyketide synthase, protein MTSCKIAPNANKQLKLVAVIINKVFNMQTSDNQNPIDGVAIIGMVGRFPGAGNVDEFWRNLCEGLESTTFFQDEELDPSIDPNLCKDPSYVKARGIIPGGETFDAAFFGINPLEAVVMDPQARVFLELVYEALENAGYESESFEGLIGLYAGCGQNTYFANHIAGRMEIVDRIGEFQTMLANEKDFLTTRAAYKLNLKGPAVSVNTACSTSLVAIIQACQALSSYQCDMALAGGVSMTTPQNSGYIAQEGSMLSGDGHCRPFDASAQGTMFNNGAGVVVLKRLEDALNEGDRIYAVIRGSGINNDGSDKVSFTAPSVDGQAEAVAMAQAYANFHPETISYIEAHGTATPLGDPIEIEALTQAFRVHTDAKQFCAIGSLKSNVGHLVAAAGVAGLIKTVLALHYKKIPPSLNFETPNPKIDFANSPFYVNTKLAEWSEGETPRRAGVSSFGVGGTNAHIVLEEAPQIQSSGSSRPQQLLLLSAKTSKALETATANLQQHLQYNAEINLADVAYTLQRGRKALNYRRSIVCHDIKDAIAALQSLDPNQVNTRHTEIRNPAVVFMFPGQGSQYVDMGLNLYNCEPVFQEVVDECAEILKPLLGKDLREIMYPAPSDAYGGLRLRETAAISLRQTCFTQPALFVIEYALAQLWQSWGVKPQAMIGHSIGEFVAACIAGVFSLEDALILVANRGRFMWELPEGAMLSVRLPAKEVEPRLSAELAIAAINAPSLCVVSGPTEAIAALQKQLESEEVVCRSLHTSHAFHSPMMDSIIAPFAEVVGKVKLSPPQIPFVSTVTADWITVQQATDPMYWATHLRQTVRFAEGVKTIWQQPERLLLEVGPRITTTTLARQQAKDIKQQIAISSLSDNAENEAEWTALLKAVGQLWLAGVSIDWSNFYQRETRQRISLPTYPFERQRFWIDPPPHPNRATTPKPPNRQFLEKTQTMKTYPQQKLIPLLKEIIEETSGLEIASVDDSTTFLEMGLDSLSLTQVGLALKKKFQVKVTLRQLLEIYPNLGTLADFINPALSPETLSALGLIETVAEPTPEVKLPAPATTSPTLVMHEVHTNGSAPQISPQPAASSFLENVINQQLQIMSQQLALLANNSQPVTIPVAPAATPQNNGVKPQNAVSVPAIQTSKESLPSVETDTNGAKKAFGAAARIEKTQTKTLTTQQRTHLDKIIQRYTQRTQKSKEYTQSHRPYLADPRTVSGFNPMMKEMVYPIVAARSSGSKLWDVDGNEYVDLSNGFGLNLFGWSPPFITEAIEAQLKLGMEIGPQTPLVGEVARLMCELTNFDRAAFCNTGSEAVLGAMRMARTITGRNLIAIFSGAYHGILDEVIVRGTKKLRSIPAAPGIPPEMVENILVLDYDSPESLEILKNRADELAAVMVESVQSRRPEYQPKEFLHQLRDFTEQAGIALIFDEIVTGFRIHPGGAQAHFGIKADIATYGKIVGGGLPIGVIAGKSQYMDALDGGFWQFGDDSVPEVGVTYFAGTFVRHPLALAAAKAVLQHLKQSGPSLQQNLNARTDKFVAELMGYFQQVQAPFTAYNFGSLFMVKSAPEFAYGDLLFYLLRDKGVHTWDHRPCFLTTAHSEADLAFVMAAFKESIAEMQSAGFLTAPPIEVTNREVTNNSLRNRPPQPNAKLGRDPQGNPAWYIPDIERPGKYLQVASVS, encoded by the coding sequence ATGACAAGCTGCAAAATCGCGCCCAACGCCAACAAGCAGCTCAAGCTCGTCGCCGTAATCATCAACAAGGTGTTTAATATGCAAACCTCAGATAACCAAAATCCTATTGATGGTGTTGCCATTATTGGCATGGTAGGAAGATTTCCAGGCGCTGGGAATGTTGATGAGTTTTGGCGGAATCTGTGTGAAGGACTAGAGTCAACAACTTTTTTTCAAGATGAGGAACTAGACCCCAGCATTGACCCGAACCTTTGCAAAGATCCTAGCTACGTAAAAGCTAGAGGGATCATTCCTGGGGGAGAAACCTTTGATGCTGCTTTCTTTGGCATCAATCCACTGGAAGCTGTGGTTATGGACCCACAAGCCAGAGTTTTTCTAGAGTTGGTTTATGAAGCTTTGGAAAATGCTGGTTATGAATCAGAGTCTTTTGAAGGTTTGATTGGTTTATACGCTGGTTGTGGTCAAAATACTTATTTTGCTAACCACATTGCTGGACGTATGGAAATTGTCGATCGCATCGGCGAGTTCCAGACCATGCTAGCAAATGAAAAAGACTTTTTAACAACCCGTGCTGCTTACAAACTCAACCTCAAAGGCCCGGCTGTCAGTGTTAATACGGCTTGCTCCACTTCTTTAGTAGCAATTATTCAAGCTTGCCAAGCCTTAAGCAGTTATCAGTGCGACATGGCTTTAGCGGGTGGTGTATCTATGACTACACCCCAAAATAGCGGTTATATAGCTCAAGAAGGCAGTATGCTGTCTGGGGATGGGCATTGTCGTCCCTTTGATGCCAGCGCTCAAGGCACAATGTTTAACAATGGCGCAGGGGTGGTTGTCCTCAAGCGTTTAGAAGACGCGCTTAATGAAGGCGATCGCATTTATGCCGTAATTCGCGGTTCTGGGATCAATAATGACGGGTCTGATAAAGTTAGCTTTACGGCTCCCAGTGTAGACGGACAAGCCGAAGCTGTTGCAATGGCCCAAGCTTATGCCAACTTCCACCCAGAAACCATCTCTTATATTGAAGCTCACGGTACAGCTACACCTTTAGGCGATCCCATTGAAATTGAAGCGTTGACGCAAGCATTTCGGGTACATACAGATGCTAAACAATTTTGTGCGATTGGCTCTCTGAAAAGCAATGTCGGACATTTAGTTGCGGCGGCGGGGGTCGCAGGATTAATTAAAACCGTTTTGGCTTTGCATTATAAAAAGATTCCACCTAGCTTAAATTTTGAGACTCCCAATCCCAAGATTGACTTTGCCAATAGCCCTTTTTATGTCAATACCAAACTAGCTGAATGGTCAGAAGGTGAAACTCCGCGACGAGCCGGTGTAAGTTCTTTTGGTGTCGGCGGGACTAATGCTCATATTGTGCTGGAAGAAGCGCCACAAATTCAAAGTTCAGGATCTTCTCGCCCACAGCAGCTATTGTTGCTCTCGGCAAAAACTAGCAAAGCCTTAGAAACTGCAACGGCAAATTTGCAGCAACATTTACAATACAATGCTGAAATTAACTTAGCGGATGTAGCTTATACCCTACAGCGAGGGCGCAAAGCCTTAAATTATCGACGTAGTATAGTTTGTCACGATATAAAAGATGCGATCGCAGCGTTGCAATCTTTAGATCCAAATCAAGTAAATACCCGCCATACAGAAATCCGTAATCCAGCCGTTGTCTTCATGTTCCCCGGACAAGGATCGCAATATGTGGACATGGGACTGAATCTCTACAATTGCGAACCTGTATTTCAGGAGGTAGTAGATGAATGTGCGGAAATCCTTAAACCTTTACTGGGTAAGGATTTACGAGAGATTATGTATCCCGCACCGAGCGATGCCTACGGCGGGCTACGCCTACGCGAAACTGCGGCTATCTCCCTACGGCAAACCTGCTTTACCCAACCAGCATTATTTGTTATTGAATACGCCCTAGCACAACTGTGGCAAAGTTGGGGAGTCAAGCCTCAAGCCATGATTGGCCACAGTATTGGCGAATTTGTCGCTGCTTGTATAGCGGGTGTATTTAGCTTAGAAGATGCGCTGATATTGGTTGCAAATCGTGGTCGCTTCATGTGGGAGTTACCAGAAGGGGCTATGCTCTCAGTGCGCCTACCAGCTAAAGAGGTAGAGCCGCGATTGAGTGCAGAATTAGCGATCGCCGCAATTAACGCCCCTTCTCTTTGTGTAGTTTCTGGGCCAACAGAAGCGATCGCGGCTCTGCAAAAACAACTAGAAAGCGAAGAAGTTGTTTGTCGCAGTTTACACACTTCCCATGCTTTCCATTCCCCAATGATGGATAGCATCATAGCCCCCTTTGCTGAGGTAGTTGGGAAAGTTAAATTATCGCCTCCCCAAATTCCCTTCGTTTCCACAGTTACCGCCGACTGGATTACAGTCCAGCAAGCAACCGATCCGATGTATTGGGCTACACATCTACGTCAGACTGTGCGATTTGCCGAAGGTGTAAAAACCATCTGGCAACAGCCAGAACGCCTACTTTTAGAAGTAGGGCCACGAATTACAACTACAACCCTAGCCCGCCAACAAGCAAAAGATATTAAACAACAGATAGCCATATCTTCTCTCAGTGATAACGCTGAGAATGAAGCCGAATGGACGGCATTACTCAAGGCAGTAGGACAACTGTGGCTAGCAGGAGTATCTATTGACTGGAGCAACTTCTATCAAAGGGAAACACGCCAACGGATTTCTCTGCCTACCTATCCCTTTGAACGCCAACGCTTCTGGATTGATCCTCCACCTCATCCCAATCGTGCAACAACTCCTAAACCTCCAAATCGCCAGTTTTTAGAAAAGACCCAAACTATGAAAACATACCCTCAGCAAAAGCTCATTCCTCTGCTAAAAGAAATTATCGAAGAAACTTCAGGATTGGAAATTGCTAGTGTTGACGATTCGACAACATTTTTAGAAATGGGATTAGATTCTTTATCCCTAACGCAAGTCGGGCTAGCGTTAAAGAAAAAATTTCAAGTCAAGGTAACACTTAGGCAGTTACTAGAAATTTACCCCAATTTAGGAACACTGGCTGACTTTATCAATCCAGCTTTGTCTCCCGAAACTTTGTCAGCATTAGGATTAATAGAAACCGTTGCAGAACCAACTCCAGAAGTAAAATTGCCAGCACCTGCAACCACATCACCCACTTTGGTGATGCATGAAGTTCATACAAACGGTTCTGCACCTCAGATTTCTCCCCAACCTGCTGCATCCAGTTTCCTCGAAAATGTGATTAATCAGCAGCTACAAATCATGAGTCAGCAATTGGCACTATTGGCTAACAACAGTCAACCTGTAACAATCCCAGTTGCACCTGCGGCGACACCTCAAAATAATGGTGTCAAACCACAAAATGCTGTATCTGTCCCAGCTATTCAAACCAGCAAAGAATCACTTCCATCGGTAGAAACTGATACCAATGGCGCTAAAAAGGCATTTGGTGCGGCTGCTCGAATTGAAAAAACCCAGACTAAAACTCTGACAACGCAACAACGCACTCATCTAGACAAAATTATCCAAAGATATACCCAACGGACTCAAAAATCCAAAGAATATACTCAATCTCATCGCCCTTATCTGGCAGATCCAAGAACCGTTTCTGGGTTTAACCCGATGATGAAAGAGATGGTTTACCCCATCGTCGCGGCTCGTTCATCGGGTTCTAAACTTTGGGACGTTGATGGCAATGAATATGTCGATTTAAGCAATGGTTTCGGTTTGAATTTGTTTGGTTGGTCGCCACCTTTCATTACCGAAGCAATTGAAGCACAACTTAAACTCGGTATGGAAATTGGGCCACAAACTCCCTTAGTTGGAGAAGTGGCACGGCTAATGTGTGAGTTAACTAACTTTGACCGAGCAGCCTTTTGCAACACAGGTTCCGAGGCGGTTTTGGGAGCCATGCGGATGGCACGCACAATTACAGGGCGTAACTTAATCGCCATCTTTTCTGGAGCTTATCACGGTATTTTGGATGAAGTAATTGTTCGGGGGACAAAAAAACTCCGGTCAATTCCGGCTGCTCCCGGTATTCCACCGGAAATGGTAGAGAACATCTTGGTACTAGACTATGATTCGCCTGAGTCTCTAGAAATCCTCAAAAATCGGGCTGATGAGTTAGCAGCAGTGATGGTTGAATCTGTGCAAAGCCGTCGTCCTGAATACCAACCCAAGGAATTCTTGCACCAATTACGTGATTTTACAGAACAAGCTGGTATTGCCCTAATTTTTGATGAAATCGTTACCGGATTTAGAATTCATCCAGGTGGCGCTCAAGCGCATTTTGGGATCAAAGCTGATATCGCAACCTATGGCAAGATTGTGGGCGGTGGACTGCCGATTGGAGTCATTGCTGGCAAATCGCAATATATGGATGCTTTAGATGGTGGATTTTGGCAGTTTGGGGATGACTCAGTTCCAGAGGTTGGCGTGACTTACTTTGCTGGTACTTTTGTCCGCCATCCTTTAGCACTAGCAGCCGCTAAAGCAGTACTTCAACATTTAAAACAGAGTGGCCCCAGCTTGCAGCAAAATCTCAATGCAAGAACTGATAAATTTGTAGCGGAACTTATGGGCTATTTTCAGCAAGTTCAGGCTCCGTTTACAGCTTATAATTTCGGCTCTCTGTTCATGGTGAAATCGGCACCAGAGTTTGCTTATGGAGACTTGCTATTTTACTTGCTGCGGGATAAGGGAGTACATACTTGGGATCACCGTCCTTGCTTCTTAACAACAGCCCATTCCGAAGCCGATCTAGCTTTTGTAATGGCAGCCTTTAAAGAAAGTATTGCCGAAATGCAGTCTGCTGGCTTCTTGACTGCACCGCCTATAGAAGTAACAAACCGCGAAGTTACCAATAACAGCTTACGCAATCGCCCTCCGCAGCCTAATGCCAAATTAGGTCGAGATCCCCAAGGCAACCCAGCCTGGTATATTCCCGATATTGAGCGACCTGGGAAATATTTACAAGTTGCAAGTGTTTCCTGA
- a CDS encoding acyltransferase family protein yields the protein MPKISMYNQINSLTSLRGIAALVVVVHHFSYYTLPKTGSTLSAYSDFFRNGYLWVDFFFILSGFIMTHVYIGDFSFRVNSSNYRSYLFSRFARIYPLHIFVLSLFIGLEIAKIFLLNNSAFTGKFNLTALFANIFLLQAFDLNCPPLFWCDTYWNEPAWSISVEFVIYCIFPFLLFFLLGKNEKNDLIIYISVLLSILLLITFTRGNLDSIIGIPSIARCGLECILGIITYKVYRRGNYKKYFNLNLLAIIAITWIILIMNYYWTYWRSLHDWLILPAFSLLILAVSINNSGVISKFLNSRLMLYFGTISYSIYMVHWFVQELLKTLWIYKFHHTFGKRFTEYEALTSLGVFLMIIILAASLTYRFVEVPMRNYLKSTILAKQ from the coding sequence ATGCCAAAAATATCAATGTATAACCAAATCAATTCACTCACTTCTCTGCGCGGTATTGCAGCTTTGGTTGTTGTTGTACATCATTTCTCATATTACACTTTACCTAAAACTGGTTCAACTTTATCAGCATATAGCGATTTTTTTCGGAATGGATATTTGTGGGTTGATTTTTTCTTCATTCTGAGTGGTTTTATCATGACCCACGTTTATATTGGAGATTTTTCATTCAGAGTTAATTCATCTAACTATCGCTCATATTTATTCTCGCGTTTTGCCAGAATTTATCCTCTGCATATATTTGTTTTATCTCTATTTATTGGATTAGAAATTGCAAAAATATTCTTACTAAATAATTCTGCTTTTACTGGTAAATTTAACTTAACTGCTCTTTTTGCTAATATTTTCCTTCTCCAAGCATTTGACTTAAATTGCCCGCCTTTGTTTTGGTGTGATACTTATTGGAATGAGCCAGCTTGGTCAATTAGTGTAGAGTTTGTTATTTACTGCATATTTCCATTTCTCTTGTTTTTTTTATTAGGGAAGAACGAAAAAAATGATTTGATTATTTATATCTCTGTTCTCCTCAGTATATTACTACTAATTACCTTTACCCGTGGAAATTTAGATAGTATTATTGGCATACCTTCCATAGCTAGATGCGGGCTAGAGTGCATACTCGGGATTATAACTTACAAAGTCTATCGCAGAGGTAATTATAAAAAATATTTTAATCTTAATTTACTAGCAATTATAGCTATAACTTGGATAATTCTAATCATGAATTACTACTGGACTTATTGGCGTAGTCTTCATGATTGGCTAATCCTACCAGCTTTTTCTCTACTAATTTTAGCTGTATCGATCAATAATAGTGGCGTAATATCAAAATTTTTAAATTCACGGTTAATGCTGTACTTCGGGACTATATCTTACTCGATTTACATGGTTCATTGGTTTGTTCAAGAATTGTTAAAAACATTATGGATTTATAAATTTCACCATACTTTTGGCAAAAGATTCACAGAATATGAAGCCTTGACATCTCTAGGAGTATTTCTTATGATTATCATATTGGCTGCATCATTGACATATAGATTTGTAGAAGTTCCTATGCGTAATTATTTAAAATCCACAATCTTGGCTAAACAATGA